The DNA region CTTCGAAGTCGTTGCTCTGCTTCGCGTACATGGCAATGTCTTCGCTGATGTCGTAGATCGCGTTCATCAGGTCGAGTTCCAGGCGCTCGCCGAACAGCGCGTGCCGACGCCGGGTGTAAATCACCTCACGCTGGGCGTTCATCACGTCGTCGTATTCCAGCAGGCGTTTCCGGATCGAGAAGTTGTTTTCTTCGACTTTTTTCTGCGCTCGCTCAATCGACTTGGAGACCATCGAGTGTTGAATCACTTCGCCTTCTTCCAACCCCATGCGGTCCATCAGCTTGGCAATCCGGTCGGTTCCGAAAATCCGCATCAGGTTGTCGTCCAGGGCCACAAAGAACTGCGACGTACCGGGATCCCCCTGACGACCTGAACGGCCGCGCAACTGCCGGTCGACGCGCCGCGACTCGTGCCGCTCAGTACCGATGATGGCCAACCCACCCGCAGCGCGCGATTCCGGCGTCAGCTTGATGTCCGTACCACGACCCGCCATGTTGGTGGCGATGGTGACGGTGCCCGGTTTCCCGGCCTCGGCCACGACTTCTGCTTCGCGCTGGTGGAACTTGGCGTTCAGCACCTGGTGGTTGATTTTGCGGACGCGCAGCATGCGGCTGAGCAACTCGGAAGTTTCGACCGAAGTGGTGCCCACCAGCACGGGTCGCCCGGCTTCCGTCAGGGTGACGATTTCGTCGACAACCGCGTTGAATTTCTCCCGCGTCGTTTTGTACACTTTGTCGTCTCGGTCGTCGCGGACGATGGGTTTATTGGTCGGGATGACCACCACATCCAGCTTGTAGATCTCCCAGAATTCGCCGGCTTCCGTTTCGGCCGTACCGGTCATCCCGGCCAGCTTGTGGTACATCCGGAAGTAGTTCTGGAGCGTAATCGTCGCGTAGGTCTGGGTGGCGTCTTCGACTTTCACCCCTTCTTTCGCTTCGATGGCCTGGTGCAACCCGTCGGAATACCGACGACCTTCCATAATCCGGCCCGTCTGCTCGTCGACGATCTTCACCTTGCCGTCCATGATAACGTACTCGACGTCGCGCTCGAACAGGGCGTAGGCTTTCAGCAATTGGTTGACGGAGTGAATCCGCTGCGTTTTTTCGGTGTAGCTCTGAATCAGCTTTTCTTTCGCCTCCAGCTTTTCTTCGTCCGAATACTCGGTATGCTTTTCGATCTTGGCGATCTCGGTTCCGATGTCGGGCAGAATAAAGAAGTCGGTGCTTTCGTTGGCTTTGGTCAGGTGCTCAATGCCTTTCTCGGTCAGGTCGACGGTGTTGTTTTTCTCCTCGATGGTGAACAGCAGCGGCTGGTCGGCCTCCGGCATCTGCTTGGCGTTGTCCTGCAAATAGAAGTTCTCCGTTTTCTGGAGGATCTGCCGCATACCCTGTTCGCTCAGGAACTTGATCAGCGGCTTGTATTTGGGCAACCCGCGGTAGGCGCGGAACAACGCCAGCCCCCCCTCTTTCTCGTCGCCTTCCGAGATTTTTTTGCGGGCCTCGACCAGGAAACTTCCCACGAGCTTTTTCTGCTCTTCGAACAGGGTGCCGACGCGGGGCCGCAGAATTTCGAACTCCTGCTGGTCACCGCGCGGAATGGGACCTGAGATGATCAACGGCGTCCGTGCGTCATCGATCAACACGGAGTCGACCTCATCGACCATGGCAAAGTGGTGCTTCTTCTGCACCAGTTCCTGCGGATCGCGCGCCATGTTGTCGCGCAGGTAGTCGAAACCGAATTCGTTATTGGTGCCGTAGATGATGTCGCAGGTGTAAGCACGGCGACGTTGCGGCGAGTTGGGTTGGTGCTTGTCGATGCAATCGACCCGCAGGCCGTGGAACTCGAACAGCGGGCCCATCCACTCGGAGTCACGTTTGGCGAGGTAGTCGTTGACCGTCACGATGTGGACACCGCGCTTGGCGAGGGCATTCAGAAAAGCGGGGAACGTTGCCACGAGGGTTTTTCCTTCCCCGGTCGCCATCTCCGCGATTTTCCCCTGGTGCAGCACGACGCCCCCGATGATCTGTACGTCGTAGTGAACCATGTCCCAGACCACCTCGCTACCGCCGGCCATCCAACGGTTTTTCCAGACGGCGTATCCGTCTTCGATGCGGATGCTGTCGGGCCGGCGGGCGGCCAACTCCTGGTCCAGTTCCGTGGCTTTGACGCGAATTTCTTCGTTTTCTTTAAAGCGCCGAGCCGTTTCTTTGATGATGGCAAACGCCTCGGGCAACACGGTCAGCAGAACCTTTTCCAGCTCTGTGTTACGGCTCTCTTCGAGCTTATCGATCTTTTCGAACAGCGTTTCCTTTTCGGCAATGTCCAGGTCCGGATTTTCGTCGATCTCCTGGTGAAGCGCCTGAATTTCGTTGTCGATTTCCTGAAGATGCGCGTCAATTTTGGCTTTGATCTGGTAGGTCTGGTCGCGTAGTTCGTCGTGGCTGAGCGACACGAGTTTCTGATGTGCCTCGTTGACCTGCTCTACGTAGGGATACAGCTCTTTAATGTCGCGTTCCGACTTGGAGCCAAAAATTTTGGTTAACCCCTTAACTATTGCGTCAATCATATATGTGGCTGGGCTAGTGAAAGTCTCAAAAATAGGAAAGTAAAGGTACGCTCTTTTTATCGAAAATATCGCGGGAGCGGCAAGGTGTCGCTCCAGAGCGGGGCGCGGTCAGGCAAATCCTCCCGAAATGCGGTGGCCGTACGTGCAACAAAATATAACGTCAATTTTTACAGAGAATGTTCGACGAAACCGCCAAACGGTCAGAAAAATTTAGAGCTGTTTCAGGTCTACTTCGCCGGTAAATACGGTTTGGGCCGGACCAATCAGTTGGATGTTCTGGAAGTGGTTGCTCCCGTCGATCTGCTCGAAGGCCACCCGCAGGTTACCCCCTCTGGTCGAAATGCGCACCGGACTCGGCAAGCCGGACGAGAGGGCCACGGCCGTAACGCCCGTGCCGCACGAAAGGGTTTCGTCCTCGACGCCCCGCTCGTAAGTGCGCACCTGCACGGCCCCGTCGGGTGCACGCTCCACAAAGTTGACGTTGGTCCCGCCGCCGGGCGCAAACCGCTCGTCGTAGCGAATCGCTTTGCCCTCGCCGACTACATCGTAGGCCGCCAAATTGTCCACCCACTTGACGTAATGGGGCGAGCCCGTATCCAGAAAGACGTGATCGGCAGCGCGATCGATGCCCTCTACCGCTTGCATGTGCAGGTAGACCAACCCCTCGCGGATTTCGGCTTCGTGCGGCCCGTCGGCGGCCAGAAAACGGGTTTTCGTACCGATGATGCCCAGCGCATGGGCAAACGCTACTGTACAGCGCCCCCCGTTGCCGCACATGGTTCCCACGCCACCATCGGCGTTGTGGTACACCATCTCAAAATCGTATTCCGGGTGGTTGCGAACCAGGATGAGGCCGTCGGCCCCGATGCCAAAATGGCGATTGCACAGGCGCGCAATCATGGCTTGCGAAAGTTTCACCGACTGGTTCCGGTCGTCGACCATGATAAAGTCGTTACCGGTGCCGTGGTATTTATGAAAGCGAAGGAGCATAAGAACAACGGAAGATTTCCCGACAAAGGTCTTTAAAATCTTCCGTTGTTTGTCACCAACCGTGCCAAGTTACCGGACTGTGTCACCTTGACAGGCAAGCGTGTGCAAAACGGTGAGGTATTAGTACAGCATCCGCAATGGCGCAGTGGCATCGCGACCCAAAGCGAACGGCGACGAGTTGCGGCACCTGTTGCGTGACGCCATTGGAAAGGGATGGTAACGTATTTGTTGATTTCTCAGGCAAAACGCCGCCCTTCCAAACGACACATCACCACGTCGCTATTACGCCACACCACTACAAGATTTAATAATCCGCCTGCGTGGGTTCTTCTTCAGGGTTTTCCTGCGGCAAAAAGGCCGGGTTTTTCTCTGAGGGACGGATGATGAGCCGCGTGCTGCGGTCGTAGGTGAAGTAATTATAGATCCAGTTGGTCAGGGTGATGAGCTTGTTGCGGAAGCCCACCAGGAAGATCAGGTGCACGCCCATCCAGGCCATCCAGGCCGGGAAACCGCCGATGTGGATGTCGCCGGGCAGGTCGGCTACGGCACGGTTCCGCCCGATGGTCGCCATCGATCCTTTGTCGAAGTAGCTGAACGGCGTCATGGGCCGCCCCGTCACCATGCGGTTCAGGTTTTTCGCCAGGTGCTCGCCCTGTTGGATGGCCACCGGCGCCAGTTGCGGATGCCCCTTCGGGAATTTTTCCGTCTGCATCAGCGCGATGTCGCCAATCGCGTAAATGTTGCCGTAGCCCTTCACGCGGCTGAACTGATCCACTTTCAGCCGATTTCCTTTTTCGATGGCTTCTTTCGGCAGCCCGTCCACCAGGTTGCCGGTAACGCCCGCCGCCCAGATAACGGTTTTGGCCGGAATTTCCGTCTCGTCGCTCAGTTTCACCACGTCGCCGTCGTAGGCGCTCACCAGCTTTTCGAGCATCACGTGGACGTCCAGTTCCTTGAGGTAGTCCAGCGCCAGTCGGCCGGCTTTGTCGGACATGCCGTTCAGCAGCCGGGGCAGGCCTTCCACCAGGTAAATGTTCATGCTGCTGAAGTCCAGCTCGTCGTAGTCGTTGGGCAGCACGTGGGTTTTCAGTTCGCTCAGCGCACCGGCCAGTTCCACGCCCGTCGGCCCACCGCCCACAATCACGAAGTTCAGGAGGCGCTGCCGCTCTTCCGGCTCAGCCATGGTGGCTTTTTCCAGACACTGCAGCATGTGGCTGCGGAAGTTCAACGCCTGCGGAATCTGCTTCAGCGGAAAGGCTTTTTTCAGTTCCTCGTCTTTTCCAAAGTAGTTGACTTTGGTGCCGTTGGCGATCACCAGCAGATCGTACTCCAGTTCGCCCAGCGACGTCTCGATTTTATTTTCCTCCGGTACCACCCGGTACACCGTTCCCCAGCGGAAGAAAAAGTCTTTGCTCGGCTCGAACAGCTTGCGCAGCGGGCCGGCAATGGAGTCGGCCTCCAACCCGGCCGTTGCTACCTGATACAACAGCGGCTGGAAGGTGTGGTAGTTGTGCCGGTCGAACAGGACGATCTGAAAACGGTGCTGATAAAGTTCTTTCAGCAGGTGAATGCCTCCGAAACCACCGCCAATCACCACGAGGCGTGGCTTGCGGGAACGAGGAATGTTGAGGCCATTGGCAATGTCGGGTGTGTCGGCGTGCGGAGCGGTTCCGTTGCTACTTTCCATAAAACGGACAATTAGAATTGATCAGAAAAGGGTGGATTACTTGCATTTCCATGCACATAAGGAGGCAGGTTGCGTTACGGGTGTCTGCCACGCGCAGGGCGGGCGGCGGTTCCCCGGTGTTGTAACGCAAGACTTCGACGGGCTGTTCTTCTTAACCCCATCTTTTTCACGATTCCGCACCACGAAGAAAAGGAGGCCCGTTTCGCCGCGGCTGATCTAAATTGTGGCCTTCTCCGTAAGCAGCATGAAAACCCTTTTCATGCTCGTTCCGATTCGCACACGTTTTCTGCCCTGGCTCAAGACCTACTGGGTTCGGTTGTTGGTTCTGTTCTTAGGTGTGGCCCTGCCGCTTTACCTCTTTAGCGAACTGGCCGAGGAAGTGCTGGAACAGGAAGCGTTCTGGTTCGACGACCCGCTGCTGCTGTTTCTGCACCGGCACGCGACGCCCGCCCTGGATCAGTTCATGACCCTCATTTCGATGCTTGGCACCACTTACGGACTGATTCCGGCCGCCATTCTGATCGGCGTGCGGCTGACCTGGAAACGGCGCTGGGGCGATCTGTGGTTCTGGACGCTGGCGTTAGGCGGCTCCGGCCTGCTGAACGTGGCGGCCAAGCATACTTTCCGGCGGCCCCGCCCGGCGCTCTGGGAACCGTTGCACCACAATGCCACCTACAGCTTCCCGAGCGGACATACGATGGCGGCCATGTCGTTTGCGGCGGCGGTGATTGTGCTGCTCTGGCCCACCCGCTGGCGCTGGCCCGCTCTCTTTTTCGGGCTAGGCTTTGCGGTGCTGGTGGCGCTGTCGCGGCTCTACCTGGGCGTTCATTTTCCGTCGGATATTCTGGCGGGCTGG from Catalinimonas alkaloidigena includes:
- the secA gene encoding preprotein translocase subunit SecA; protein product: MIDAIVKGLTKIFGSKSERDIKELYPYVEQVNEAHQKLVSLSHDELRDQTYQIKAKIDAHLQEIDNEIQALHQEIDENPDLDIAEKETLFEKIDKLEESRNTELEKVLLTVLPEAFAIIKETARRFKENEEIRVKATELDQELAARRPDSIRIEDGYAVWKNRWMAGGSEVVWDMVHYDVQIIGGVVLHQGKIAEMATGEGKTLVATFPAFLNALAKRGVHIVTVNDYLAKRDSEWMGPLFEFHGLRVDCIDKHQPNSPQRRRAYTCDIIYGTNNEFGFDYLRDNMARDPQELVQKKHHFAMVDEVDSVLIDDARTPLIISGPIPRGDQQEFEILRPRVGTLFEEQKKLVGSFLVEARKKISEGDEKEGGLALFRAYRGLPKYKPLIKFLSEQGMRQILQKTENFYLQDNAKQMPEADQPLLFTIEEKNNTVDLTEKGIEHLTKANESTDFFILPDIGTEIAKIEKHTEYSDEEKLEAKEKLIQSYTEKTQRIHSVNQLLKAYALFERDVEYVIMDGKVKIVDEQTGRIMEGRRYSDGLHQAIEAKEGVKVEDATQTYATITLQNYFRMYHKLAGMTGTAETEAGEFWEIYKLDVVVIPTNKPIVRDDRDDKVYKTTREKFNAVVDEIVTLTEAGRPVLVGTTSVETSELLSRMLRVRKINHQVLNAKFHQREAEVVAEAGKPGTVTIATNMAGRGTDIKLTPESRAAGGLAIIGTERHESRRVDRQLRGRSGRQGDPGTSQFFVALDDNLMRIFGTDRIAKLMDRMGLEEGEVIQHSMVSKSIERAQKKVEENNFSIRKRLLEYDDVMNAQREVIYTRRRHALFGERLELDLMNAIYDISEDIAMYAKQSNDFEDLTLNIIRVFGINTSLTQDEFDSLSLNALTERLYEEAYAGYRRKQQGLTERVMGGLSRLYEEQGSVVENVGIPFTDGKKQLQVVVPLKKTIESEGKEMIRSMEKFVALAFIDMSWKEHLREMDDLKQSVQNASYEQKDPLLIYKFEALELFKRFISKLDEEVISFLTKADIAIDRPDQMPMPRPAMRPPRPAAPLHTNRTEPAAAPAPSNGAPAPMGARPQVSTNRPSAAPQAPAKAKKVADRNQRVSVRYADGRVKKDVKFKTVEQDLMQNRCVLIEA
- the dapF gene encoding diaminopimelate epimerase produces the protein MLLRFHKYHGTGNDFIMVDDRNQSVKLSQAMIARLCNRHFGIGADGLILVRNHPEYDFEMVYHNADGGVGTMCGNGGRCTVAFAHALGIIGTKTRFLAADGPHEAEIREGLVYLHMQAVEGIDRAADHVFLDTGSPHYVKWVDNLAAYDVVGEGKAIRYDERFAPGGGTNVNFVERAPDGAVQVRTYERGVEDETLSCGTGVTAVALSSGLPSPVRISTRGGNLRVAFEQIDGSNHFQNIQLIGPAQTVFTGEVDLKQL
- a CDS encoding NAD(P)/FAD-dependent oxidoreductase, producing MESSNGTAPHADTPDIANGLNIPRSRKPRLVVIGGGFGGIHLLKELYQHRFQIVLFDRHNYHTFQPLLYQVATAGLEADSIAGPLRKLFEPSKDFFFRWGTVYRVVPEENKIETSLGELEYDLLVIANGTKVNYFGKDEELKKAFPLKQIPQALNFRSHMLQCLEKATMAEPEERQRLLNFVIVGGGPTGVELAGALSELKTHVLPNDYDELDFSSMNIYLVEGLPRLLNGMSDKAGRLALDYLKELDVHVMLEKLVSAYDGDVVKLSDETEIPAKTVIWAAGVTGNLVDGLPKEAIEKGNRLKVDQFSRVKGYGNIYAIGDIALMQTEKFPKGHPQLAPVAIQQGEHLAKNLNRMVTGRPMTPFSYFDKGSMATIGRNRAVADLPGDIHIGGFPAWMAWMGVHLIFLVGFRNKLITLTNWIYNYFTYDRSTRLIIRPSEKNPAFLPQENPEEEPTQADY
- a CDS encoding phosphatase PAP2 family protein, with amino-acid sequence MKTLFMLVPIRTRFLPWLKTYWVRLLVLFLGVALPLYLFSELAEEVLEQEAFWFDDPLLLFLHRHATPALDQFMTLISMLGTTYGLIPAAILIGVRLTWKRRWGDLWFWTLALGGSGLLNVAAKHTFRRPRPALWEPLHHNATYSFPSGHTMAAMSFAAAVIVLLWPTRWRWPALFFGLGFAVLVALSRLYLGVHFPSDILAGWAASLAWVIGLSVVLYRHLTKPTPRAEPV